In one Deltaproteobacteria bacterium genomic region, the following are encoded:
- a CDS encoding lactate dehydrogenase — translation MKILFAAPENAWGGFLDLIRAAVPEHRFEATGAFRVDTLEGCDVLIPTMTPITRELLESRDRLKLIQQCGSGLELVDVAAAAENDIWVANVPTDSSGNA, via the coding sequence ATGAAAATTCTGTTTGCAGCACCGGAAAACGCCTGGGGCGGTTTCTTGGACCTGATTCGCGCCGCCGTGCCCGAGCACCGTTTCGAGGCCACAGGGGCGTTCCGCGTCGATACCCTCGAGGGTTGCGACGTGCTGATTCCGACCATGACGCCCATAACCCGCGAACTGCTCGAAAGCCGCGACCGGCTCAAGCTGATCCAGCAGTGCGGCTCCGGCCTCGAACTCGTCGATGTCGCCGCTGCCGCCGAAAACGACATATGGGTGGCCAACGTTCCCACCGACAGTTCGGGCAATGC